A stretch of the Lactuca sativa cultivar Salinas chromosome 9, Lsat_Salinas_v11, whole genome shotgun sequence genome encodes the following:
- the LOC111888156 gene encoding BURP domain-containing protein BNM2A: MAFGFASWVLFFHLLLVQHVIGDSATEANVLILNKMEDVTKYLHHHDHTHQDHGHGLDHQHSSSSSPSTNHKDPQLMVFFMINDLKVGEVMPIYFPNRHLSPSQILSKAEADNIPFSLEEFPNLLHLFSISHGSPQAIAMENTLKECEVKPINGETKFCATSLESVYDFTREIFGFDTRVKTLATTHLKHSSVGLLQNYKVVEISQNIPSPKLVACHTMPYPYAVFYCHSQESENKVLMVSLEGEDGDMVEALSVCHMDTSQWSRKHPSFSVLGVEPGTSSVCHFFPSDNFVFIPFSATM; the protein is encoded by the exons ATGGCTTTTGGATTTGCATCTTGGGTTCTTTTCTTTCATCTTCTTCTTGTTCAG CATGTGATAGGAGATAGCGCTACAGAAGCTAATGTCTTAATACTCAATAAAATGGAGGATGTCACCAAATATCTCCATCATCATGACCATACGCATCAAGATCATGGTCATGGTCTTGATCATCAACATTCATCATCGTCGTCACCATCTACAAATCATAAAGACCCTCAATTAATGGTTTTCTTCATGATAAATGACTTAAAAGTAGGCGAAGTGATGCCTATTTACTTCCCAAACAGACACCTTTCCCCATCTCAAATCCTTTCTAAAGCCGAAGCCGATAACATCCCTTTTTCTCTTGAAGAATTCCCAAACCTCCTTCACTTGTTCTCAATCTCACATGGCTCTCCACAAGCCATAGCCATGGAAAACACCCTCAAAGAATGTGAGGTCAAGCCCATTAACGGTGAGACCAAGTTTTGTGCAACCTCATTAGAATCGGTCTACGACTTCACAAGGGAAATCTTTGGATTCGACACTCGTGTCAAAACTTTGGCAACAACCCACCTTAAACACTCATCAGTTGGACTTTTGCAAAACTATAAAGTGGTTGAAATCTCACAAAACATACCATCTCCAAAGTTAGTAGCTTGTCACACCATGCCATACCCATATGCAGTGTTTTATTGCCATAGCCAAGAGAGCGAGAACAAGGTGCTTATGGTTTCATTAGAAGGTGAAGATGGTGATATGGTTGAGGCACTGAGTGTTTGCCACATGGATACGTCTCAGTGGAGTCGTAAGCATCCATCCTTTAGCGTGCTTGGTGTCGAGCCAGGAACTTCCTCTGTTTGTCACTTCTTTCCTAGCGATAACTTTGTCTTCATACCTTTTTCTGCAACCATGTAA